Genomic window (Rossellomorea aquimaris):
GAAGTGGTTTTCAACACAAGTATGACAGGATATCAGGAAATTCTATCTGACCCATCATACTGTGGACAGCTTGTCACTTTAACCTATCCCCTCGTAGGGAACTATGGAATCAATCGCGACGATTTTGAATCCATCACCCCGGCAATCAAAGCGTTCATTGTGAGAGAAGTTGCAGATTTTCCTTCTAACTGGAGAAATGAATCAACATTGGATGAATTATTAAAAGTAAAAGGAATTCCAGGAATTTCAAATATCGATACAAGAAAGTTAACTAGAATCATCAGACAGCATGGGGCAATGAAAGGTATCATTTGTTCAGCTGAATTTGATCCAAAAGAAATGCTTAAAAAATTGCATGATACTGCTCTAAGAACTGATCAAGTCATGCAGGTTTCGACGAAAACAGCTTATGCCAGCCCGGGAAGAGGATATCGTGTCGTGTTAATGGACTTTGGAATGAAACACGGAATCTTGAGAGAATTAAACAAGCGTGATTGTGACGTGATTGTGGTTCCTCACCATACATCAGCGGAAGAAATTCGTCGCTTGCAGCCTGACGGGATCATGCTCTCAAATGGACCGGGGGATCCGAAAGATGTACCGGAAGCGATAGAAACGATTAAAGAGCTCCTGGGAGAAATTCCACTCTTCGGAATTTGTTTAGGGCATCAATTATTTGCTCTAGCGTGTGGAGGAGACTCCTTCAAAATGAAATTTGGTCACAGAGGAGGCAACCATCCAGTAAAAGACTTGAAAACTGGAAAAGTAGCACTGACCTCTCAGAACCACGGCTATGCTGTAGATGAAAAATCATTGACAGGAACAAGCCTTCAAGTTACTCACATGGCCATCAATGATGGAACTGTAGAAGGTTTAAAGCATTTAGACTTCCCGGCCTTCACGGTTCAGTATCACCCGGAAGCATCTCCTGGACCTGAGGATTCAAATTACTTATTCGATGATTTCTTACAACTAATGAAAGAAGAGAAAAGAAAGGAGCTTCAACATGCCTAAACGTACAAACATCAAAAGCATCTTAGTTATCGGGAGCGGACCCATCATCATAGGACAGGCGGCAGAATTCGATTACGCGGGGACACAAGCGTGTATCGCCTTAAAAGAGGAAGGCTACCGTGTCATCCTTGTCAATTCAAACCCTGCCACGATTATGACTGACGCTGAAATGGCAGATAAAGTGTATATCGAACCACTGACACTGGAGTTTGTCAGTAGAATCATTCGTAAAGAACGTCCGGATGCGGTTCTTCCTACATTAGGTGGTCAAACGGGATTAAACTTGGCGGTTGAACTCGCTAAATCAGGAGTTTTAGAAGAATGTGGAGTGGAAATTCTCGGAACGAAGCTTTCGGCAATCGAGAAGGCAGAAGATCGTGACTTATTTAGAAATTTGATGAATGAACTCGGAGAGCCGGTTCCAGAGAGCGATATCATCCGAACGGTGGATGAAGCGTTTCATTTCGTAGAAAGCGTCGGTTTTCCAGTAATCGTAAGACCTGCCTACACACTGGGCGGGACCGGCGGGGGGATCTGTCACAATGAAGAAGAATTAATCGAAATTGTAACCTCAGGCCTAAAGTACAGCCCGGTAACTCAATGTCTACTGGAAAAAAGTATCGCAGGTTTTAAGGAGATAGAATACGAGGTTATGAGAGATGCAGCAGATAACGCCATCGTGGTATGTAATATGGAGAACATCGACCCGGTGGGAATCCATACGGGAGATTCGATAGTCGTAGCTCCAAGTCAAACCCTAAGTGACCGGGAGTATCAAATGCTCCGTAATACAAGCTTAAAGATCATCCGGGCATTAGGGATAGAAGGGGGCTGTAACGTCCAGCTCGCCCTTGATCCGGACAGCTTCCAGTATTACATCATCGAAGTGAATCCAAGGGTGAGCCGTTCCTCTGCACTTGCATCAAAAGCAACGGGATACCCAATTGCGAAGCTTGCAGCAAAAATTGCAGTAGGACTGACCCTGGATGAAATGATGAATCCTGTAACAGGTAAAACATATGCATCATTCGAACCTGCACTGGACTATGTGGTGACGAAAATCCCAAGATGGCCGTTTGATAAATTTGAAGCTGCCAAGCGTAACCTCGGTACGCAGATGAAAGCAACCGGTGAAGTCATGGCGATTGGCCGAACGTTCGAAGAGTCACTTCTGAAAGCGATACGTTCCCTCGAAAGCAATACGTACCATATGGAGTTAAGTGATGCTGAACAATTTACAGATGAGTGGATCGAGAAGAGAATTCGCAAAGCAGGAGATGAACGACTCTTCTATATCGGGGAAGCACTTAGAAGAGGAGTGACGATTGAAACCATTCACGATTGGAGTAAAATCGATCTTTTCTTCCTGTATAAAATGAATAGAA
Coding sequences:
- a CDS encoding carbamoyl phosphate synthase small subunit; this translates as MKRQLILDDGTVFVGEGFGANKETVGEVVFNTSMTGYQEILSDPSYCGQLVTLTYPLVGNYGINRDDFESITPAIKAFIVREVADFPSNWRNESTLDELLKVKGIPGISNIDTRKLTRIIRQHGAMKGIICSAEFDPKEMLKKLHDTALRTDQVMQVSTKTAYASPGRGYRVVLMDFGMKHGILRELNKRDCDVIVVPHHTSAEEIRRLQPDGIMLSNGPGDPKDVPEAIETIKELLGEIPLFGICLGHQLFALACGGDSFKMKFGHRGGNHPVKDLKTGKVALTSQNHGYAVDEKSLTGTSLQVTHMAINDGTVEGLKHLDFPAFTVQYHPEASPGPEDSNYLFDDFLQLMKEEKRKELQHA